Proteins from one Listeria weihenstephanensis genomic window:
- a CDS encoding DUF4352 domain-containing protein has translation MCSAMLLTACGNTSDSSTTKQTNATKQEQVEKKDQGDLNKVKTTKTLEITPTKVADVVSPEENKKGNKIIKIHYKIKNISNKDLVVAANDFIINIGENYYYMGSGINFAETIKPSKTVEGDGYYEIPKDYNKFKLMYQPLSNDERAAWNIVMAEDK, from the coding sequence ATGTGTTCAGCGATGCTTTTGACAGCTTGTGGGAATACGAGTGACTCATCAACAACGAAACAAACCAATGCTACGAAACAAGAGCAAGTAGAGAAAAAAGATCAAGGAGACCTTAACAAGGTGAAAACTACGAAAACGTTAGAAATAACACCAACAAAAGTGGCTGATGTTGTATCGCCAGAAGAAAATAAAAAAGGTAATAAAATAATAAAGATTCATTACAAAATCAAGAATATATCAAATAAAGATTTAGTCGTAGCTGCCAATGATTTCATTATCAATATCGGCGAAAATTATTATTATATGGGCAGTGGAATTAATTTTGCAGAAACAATTAAGCCGAGTAAAACAGTAGAAGGCGACGGTTATTATGAGATTCCAAAAGATTACAACAAATTTAAATTGATGTATCAACCACTTAGTAACGATGAGAGAGCGGCCTGGAATATCGTTATGGCAGAAGATAAATAA
- a CDS encoding Crp/Fnr family transcriptional regulator encodes MSTLFTELYNRETVEGKFNAKKLLDLLKNDLVYKVNFKKKEVPENTELYSENILSDHIHFLEKGVVAYEYEDQIISFSSGDDIVGMNDIFLPKASNYTVRTITKTIIYTFSKQSVLESLLNMQEGWLFLYLNNQNYNILIAEKYMLMRQIGKVRLKNILTDIAQKYGYRDENGIKIPGYFTRKDIANYANLSMNSMSQICKILENEKFCVIKSKQFILLK; translated from the coding sequence GAAACAGTGGAAGGGAAGTTTAATGCAAAGAAGTTATTAGATCTTTTGAAAAATGATTTAGTTTATAAAGTTAATTTCAAAAAAAAAGAAGTGCCTGAAAATACAGAATTATACTCAGAGAATATTTTGAGTGATCATATTCATTTTTTAGAAAAAGGTGTCGTTGCTTACGAATATGAGGATCAAATTATTTCGTTTTCGAGTGGAGATGACATTGTTGGGATGAATGATATCTTTTTACCAAAGGCGAGCAATTACACAGTGAGGACAATAACCAAAACAATCATATATACATTTTCCAAACAAAGTGTGTTAGAAAGTTTGTTGAATATGCAAGAGGGGTGGCTTTTTCTGTATTTGAATAATCAAAATTATAATATATTGATAGCAGAAAAATATATGTTGATGCGGCAAATCGGTAAAGTAAGATTAAAAAATATTTTGACAGATATTGCCCAAAAGTATGGTTATCGAGATGAAAATGGAATTAAAATACCAGGATATTTCACACGGAAAGACATTGCAAATTACGCAAATCTTAGTATGAATTCAATGTCTCAGATTTGTAAGATACTCGAGAACGAGAAATTTTGCGTTATAAAATCAAAGCAGTTCATTTTATTAAAATAA